In Puniceicoccaceae bacterium, the genomic stretch CCGATGCAAGCGACGCAAACCACTCCAGCGCATCGGCTTCATCCGACTGGTTATCCACCAACAGGATTTCGAACTCAGGGGCCTGGGTGTGCCGCAACAGACTCTCAATACAGCGACGCGTCACCTCCGCCTGATTGCGGGTCGGGATCAGGATCGATGCTTTGGTTGCCTTTGGCAGTTCATACTTCACCCGGTATGCACCCGGCCACATGCCCTCCATCACTTCGCCGTGCACGCCGCGTTCCTCAAGGTAGGCCTCGATCGCGCGCTTGCCGGCAGTCACTGCATAGGGTTTGCTGTCAATCGTCTTTGAGGTCGAGGTATCCAGATAGCGCCAGTGATAGAGTATGCGTGGGATGTGCACGATGCGATCTGGCGATGTCTTCAGCAGAAAGCGAAGTGCCATATCCCAGTCCTGCGAACCATAGAGATCCTCGCGAAAACCTTCGATCTCGCGCAGGATGCGGGTCCGGTAAACTCCGAGGTGCGAGATGCAGTTGTGCGACAGAAACAAATCCGGGTTCCAGTCCGATTTGAAATAGGGATCAAAGCGCTTGCCCTCCGCATCCACTTTATCCTCATCACTGTAGAGCAGATCTGCTTCCGGGCACGCGTTCAGGGTGCAAACCACGTGATACAGGGCATGTGGTGGCAACAGGTCATCATGATCCAGCAGCGCGCAAAACTCCCCTTCCGCAACTTCCAGTGCCGAGTTGGTCGCCGCAGAGATGTGGCCGTTTTTCTCACGAAAAACCACACGAACCCGTTCATCCTGCGAGGCATAGCCTTCCAGTATCTCCCGCACGTGCGCCGAGGGTGAATGATCGTCTGCAATGCACAGCTGCCAGTTTTCATAGCTCTGGGCGAGCACACTTTCGATCACTTCCCGCAACCATCGCTCCGGGGTATCGTAAACTGGAAGCAGTATCGAAATCAGGGGTTGAGCTTCAAACTGCGCAGCTTCATCCCGCTGTTTATTCAAGTCCTGTTCGCTCAGCGTATCAAAACAGCGGATCCACGACTGGTAATCTTCGTCAAGCTGTCGCTTCGGTGTGGTTTCAAACCCAAGGTTGACCACGATGCGCTTGAACAGCATCGCCTGAGATCCGTCCGCAAATCGCGCGAAAATCTCAATGAAATTTTCACCCGGACCGGTTGAAACTTCAGCCAGAAATCCGCAGCGCTGCTCAACCTCGATTTCACCTTCAAAGTGCTGAACGATGTCATCCCTCACCCCTCCCAGTGCCACCGGAACTTCCATCTCACCAACTTCCGCCCACATCTTGACGGGTGCCCGGCCCTCCCGGTCAATACACCAGCCGGCAAAATTCACCTTCTGCCCGATTGCGGGAGAAACAAAGGAGCGCGGTGCCTCCAGCGCCGCGTGGAAGCCCACCGCAATGCTTTCATCCTTGGTGAAGCTGCGTTCAAATGCCTGGGCAACGGGTGCCGGGGGTAATGTCTCCACCACTTCGTAGCTGGGTTCCTGAACCTCATCCGGAAGTGGTGGAAGCGAACTCAGGTCCACAGGAGCGCCCATTTCCTTGCCCGAAAAGCTCTTTCCGATTTTCCAGCCCCGCGTCTGCTTCAGTGATTCCAGATGTGCTGCCCGCAAACGAATCTCCTGCTCAAGGCGCTCGATGATTCCGGATTGTCGCGCAATCACCTGCTCAAAATACGCTATCCTTCGGTCGGCGTTTTCCCGATGTCGCAATTGCAGCTGCACTTCTTTGAGCCGATGATCGCGAATTGCTTCCAACTGCGCCTGTCCGTGCTGCAGTGCCTCGATCTCCTGCCAAAGGAAGGCGATGTCCTGATCTCTCAGAGCGACCTCCCGCTTGAGTTTCTCGACCGCTTCACTATCCGTCTCGTGTGTCGAGACGAGGCGCTTCAGCGCATCTTCATACTTCTCCGCCTGTTGCCGGTGCAGCTCCAGTTTTTTGAGCAACGCTTTCGCGTGTGCCTTCCAGTCGGTAACCGGTTCACCCGATTCGTCCGGCAATGGGATCTGATCTGCCGAAGATTTTGATTTCATGCTGTCTCGTCCTCGTCAAGTGGCTCTGCCTTCGCTTCCCTGACGCGATAGGTCTTTTTGTTCTGCGCCTCATAATAGGTGCGCGTGATGATTTCTGCCAGCAATCCCATCAGGATGGAGTATACACCCATGAGCGCAAAAAACAGACAGAACAGTGGAAGTGGCGTACGGGAGAAGTTCCGGATCTCAAAGAGCTTCAGCGCGATGGCAATCAATGCGAACAGTCCGCTTGCCGAAAAGCAACCAAGGCCAAATCCACCAAAAACATACATGGGTTTCTGCGAATATCCGTGCAGAAATTTCACGACAATCAGGTCGAGAATGACCTTAAACACCCGCTCCATTCCGTATTTCGAAACACCTTTGGTCCGGGGAAAATGGTTCACGGGCACTTCCGTAATGCGCCCACCCTGCCAGGCGGCATAAATCGGAATGAAGCGATGCATCTCCCCATACAGGCGCACCTCCGACATCACAGACTTGCGGTAGGCTTTGAGTGAACAACCGTAATCGTGCAGCTTCACTCCGGAAATCTTGGAGATGAGCGCATTGGCCACCCGGCTCAGAAAAACGCGCCGAAAGCGTTTATCCTGACGCTTCTTGCGCCAGCCAGAAACCACGTCATAGCCTTCATCCAGTTTTTTCAGAAGCATCGGAATATCCGCCGGATCATTCTGCAGATCGGCGTCGAGTGGAACCACGACCTGCCCTTTGGCATAGTCAAACCCCGCCTGCATCGCTGCAGTCT encodes the following:
- a CDS encoding glycosyltransferase family 2 protein, with translation MSEPVDCVSIIVPVYNEEANLPELFSKLDELMTLGTHEWEVVLVNDGSKDESGRLIDEKAAEDQRYVAVQFRRNFGQTAAMQAGFDYAKGQVVVPLDADLQNDPADIPMLLKKLDEGYDVVSGWRKKRQDKRFRRVFLSRVANALISKISGVKLHDYGCSLKAYRKSVMSEVRLYGEMHRFIPIYAAWQGGRITEVPVNHFPRTKGVSKYGMERVFKVILDLIVVKFLHGYSQKPMYVFGGFGLGCFSASGLFALIAIALKLFEIRNFSRTPLPLFCLFFALMGVYSILMGLLAEIITRTYYEAQNKKTYRVREAKAEPLDEDETA
- a CDS encoding glycosyltransferase: MKSKSSADQIPLPDESGEPVTDWKAHAKALLKKLELHRQQAEKYEDALKRLVSTHETDSEAVEKLKREVALRDQDIAFLWQEIEALQHGQAQLEAIRDHRLKEVQLQLRHRENADRRIAYFEQVIARQSGIIERLEQEIRLRAAHLESLKQTRGWKIGKSFSGKEMGAPVDLSSLPPLPDEVQEPSYEVVETLPPAPVAQAFERSFTKDESIAVGFHAALEAPRSFVSPAIGQKVNFAGWCIDREGRAPVKMWAEVGEMEVPVALGGVRDDIVQHFEGEIEVEQRCGFLAEVSTGPGENFIEIFARFADGSQAMLFKRIVVNLGFETTPKRQLDEDYQSWIRCFDTLSEQDLNKQRDEAAQFEAQPLISILLPVYDTPERWLREVIESVLAQSYENWQLCIADDHSPSAHVREILEGYASQDERVRVVFREKNGHISAATNSALEVAEGEFCALLDHDDLLPPHALYHVVCTLNACPEADLLYSDEDKVDAEGKRFDPYFKSDWNPDLFLSHNCISHLGVYRTRILREIEGFREDLYGSQDWDMALRFLLKTSPDRIVHIPRILYHWRYLDTSTSKTIDSKPYAVTAGKRAIEAYLEERGVHGEVMEGMWPGAYRVKYELPKATKASILIPTRNQAEVTRRCIESLLRHTQAPEFEILLVDNQSDEADALEWFASLASEDRVRVLRYDQPFNFSAINNLAATEATGDVLVLLNNDVEILDDTWLEELCSQAMRPEVGAVGGWLLYPDHRVQHAGILLGVCGIAVEAFKFQLEWNIGHMGRAHLNQNYSAVTGACLATRREVWQQLGGMNANELAVAYNDVDYCLRARRELGLATVWTPYAKLIHHESVSRGYEITPEQQKRMDSEADYMRQHWGELLKADPFYNPNLSNFDPQFNLAWPPRVK